In the Myxococcota bacterium genome, one interval contains:
- the rpmF gene encoding 50S ribosomal protein L32 — MAVPKRRTSKARRDKRRSHLALTAAPLSNCQNCGEPKRPHRVCMACGTYRGREVVQTDED, encoded by the coding sequence ATGGCCGTTCCGAAGCGACGCACGTCGAAGGCGCGCCGCGACAAGCGCCGATCCCATCTCGCGCTCACGGCGGCGCCGCTCAGCAACTGCCAGAACTGTGGTGAGCCGAAGCGGCCGCACCGCGTCTGCATGGCTTGCGGCACCTACCGCGGACGCGAAGTCGTCCAGACCGACGAGGACTAA
- a CDS encoding ABC transporter permease subunit yields the protein MNVGCIAAIAANTVRESVRSKLLYGLVFFAVLLISAGAILSSLSYVEGHRILQDVGMGAVRFFGVAIAILVGINLIHREVDRRTVYTILSKPLSRGDFLLGKWAGLVVTLWIQVAIMGAAFVVVSLSTGAPLGASHAAFFVLTGFELALVVAVATLFSAFTTPVLAAFFTSGIWVVGHLTRDLRDIGASSGLPMVESTTWLLHRVLPDLESFNVASEAAHLLPLTTADWTLPMLYGTAYAVVVLMAAVAIFERRDLR from the coding sequence ATGAACGTCGGGTGCATCGCCGCCATCGCCGCGAACACCGTCCGCGAGTCGGTGCGCAGCAAGCTGCTCTACGGGCTGGTCTTCTTCGCGGTGCTGCTGATCAGCGCGGGCGCGATCCTGTCGAGCCTCTCCTACGTCGAAGGGCATCGCATCCTCCAGGACGTGGGCATGGGTGCCGTGCGATTCTTCGGCGTCGCGATCGCGATCCTGGTCGGGATCAACCTGATCCACAGAGAGGTCGATCGCCGGACGGTCTACACGATTCTCTCGAAGCCCCTGTCGCGCGGCGACTTCCTGCTCGGGAAGTGGGCCGGCCTGGTGGTGACGCTGTGGATCCAGGTCGCGATCATGGGCGCTGCTTTCGTCGTCGTCTCGCTGTCGACAGGAGCTCCGCTGGGCGCATCCCACGCGGCTTTCTTCGTGCTGACCGGCTTCGAGCTCGCGCTCGTGGTGGCCGTGGCGACGCTCTTCTCCGCGTTCACGACGCCCGTCCTGGCCGCTTTCTTCACCTCCGGCATCTGGGTGGTCGGTCACCTGACCCGCGATCTGCGCGACATCGGTGCGAGCTCCGGACTCCCGATGGTCGAGTCGACGACCTGGCTCCTGCATCGCGTCCTGCCCGACCTCGAGAGCTTCAACGTGGCCTCGGAGGCGGCTCACCTACTGCCGCTCACGACGGCGGACTGGACGCTGCCGATGCTCTACGGCACGGCCTACGCGGTGGTGGTGCTGATGGCGGCGGTCGCGATCTTCGAACGTCGCGACCTCCGCTAG
- a CDS encoding prepilin peptidase: MEVALGVPRGVAVIVALAFGLLIGSFLNVVIHRLPRGESIVNPPSHCPRCETPVRWYDNIPLLSYLWLRGRCRGCAAPISLRYPGVELLTGVVFALVAWRYGVDPMTVLGCAFAAALVATAFIDFDHQIIPDEISLGGLALALVVAPGVAWFSGEAFGSAFVRSAIGALLGGGLLWIVAFVHARVCSGFGRRFPHWPDPDEDFPKPNSLDYWTWFPGLGFGDVKLLAMIGAVLGPWGVLQTIIAASAAGLVIGVVGMVLWRRADTPFGFAPAIALGALLALLAPESFGAFPRIG; encoded by the coding sequence ATGGAAGTGGCCCTCGGGGTTCCCCGCGGTGTCGCGGTGATCGTGGCACTGGCGTTCGGGCTCCTGATCGGATCGTTCCTGAACGTGGTGATCCATCGGTTGCCCCGCGGCGAGTCGATCGTGAACCCGCCGTCGCACTGTCCTCGCTGCGAGACGCCGGTGCGCTGGTACGACAACATCCCTCTGCTGTCGTACCTCTGGCTGCGAGGGCGGTGTCGCGGTTGCGCCGCGCCGATCTCGCTCCGCTACCCGGGCGTGGAACTCCTCACCGGGGTCGTCTTCGCGCTGGTGGCTTGGCGCTACGGCGTCGATCCGATGACCGTGCTGGGCTGCGCTTTCGCTGCTGCATTGGTGGCCACGGCCTTCATCGACTTCGACCACCAGATCATTCCCGACGAGATCTCTCTCGGCGGCCTGGCTCTGGCGCTCGTCGTCGCGCCGGGCGTCGCCTGGTTCTCGGGCGAGGCCTTCGGCAGCGCCTTCGTGCGGTCGGCGATCGGCGCCCTGCTCGGTGGCGGGCTGCTCTGGATCGTCGCGTTCGTGCACGCGCGGGTGTGTAGTGGCTTCGGCCGCCGCTTCCCCCACTGGCCCGACCCGGACGAGGACTTCCCGAAACCGAACTCGCTCGATTACTGGACCTGGTTTCCAGGTCTCGGCTTCGGCGACGTCAAGTTGCTCGCGATGATCGGTGCGGTGCTCGGGCCCTGGGGCGTGCTCCAGACCATCATCGCCGCCTCCGCCGCCGGACTCGTGATCGGCGTGGTCGGCATGGTGCTCTGGCGTCGCGCGGACACCCCGTTCGGATTCGCGCCCGCGATCGCGTTGGGTGCGCTGCTCGCGCTCCTCGCGCCGGAATCCTTCGGCGCCTTCCCGAGAATCGGTTGA
- a CDS encoding ABC transporter ATP-binding protein, whose product MSRREIVSVEKVTKDVRPGFGLRRKRVLHDISFRVREGEIFGFVGPNGAGKTTTLKVLMGLIRATSGRARVLGHDVSETAFRRHVGFLPENPYFYDYLTARETLDFYAKLCGVPRRERALRIEALLEQVGLSHAADARIRTYSKGMQQRVGIAQALVHDPDVVFLDEPMSGLDPIGRKDIRDLVLRLREQGKTVFMNTHILHDVEMVCDRVAIIVGGRIRYEGAIQEFALAGERQTDVLVSSLPADAGAMLEEGFGAALRPVGDRIEVRVHEKDVDRLLGALLSVEAQVISVAPHRASLEHIFLHAVEESRS is encoded by the coding sequence ATGAGTCGGCGCGAGATCGTCAGCGTCGAGAAGGTCACGAAGGACGTGCGCCCGGGCTTCGGCCTGCGCCGCAAGCGCGTGCTCCACGACATCTCGTTCCGCGTTCGCGAAGGCGAGATCTTCGGCTTCGTCGGCCCCAATGGGGCCGGGAAGACCACCACCCTCAAGGTGTTGATGGGGCTGATCCGCGCGACGAGTGGTCGTGCTCGCGTGCTCGGCCACGACGTGTCCGAGACCGCCTTCCGACGTCACGTCGGGTTCCTCCCCGAGAACCCCTACTTCTACGACTACCTCACGGCGCGCGAGACCCTCGACTTCTACGCGAAGCTCTGTGGCGTCCCGCGCCGGGAGCGCGCGCTGCGCATCGAGGCCCTGCTCGAGCAGGTGGGACTCTCCCACGCGGCCGACGCGCGCATTCGCACCTACTCGAAGGGCATGCAGCAGCGCGTCGGGATCGCCCAGGCGCTGGTGCACGATCCGGACGTCGTCTTCCTCGACGAGCCGATGAGCGGGCTCGATCCGATCGGGCGCAAGGACATTCGCGACCTCGTCCTGCGGCTCCGGGAGCAGGGCAAGACGGTGTTCATGAACACCCACATCCTCCACGACGTGGAGATGGTGTGTGATCGCGTGGCGATCATCGTCGGGGGGCGCATTCGCTACGAAGGCGCGATCCAGGAGTTCGCGCTGGCCGGCGAGCGTCAGACCGACGTGCTGGTCAGCTCGCTGCCGGCCGACGCGGGCGCCATGCTCGAAGAGGGCTTCGGTGCCGCGCTGCGACCGGTGGGCGATCGCATCGAGGTCCGGGTGCACGAGAAGGACGTCGATCGCCTGCTCGGCGCGCTGCTCTCGGTCGAGGCCCAGGTGATTTCCGTGGCGCCCCACCGCGCCTCGCTCGAGCACATCTTCCTGCATGCCGTCGAGGAGAGCCGGTCATGA
- a CDS encoding DUF177 domain-containing protein, with translation MQLAVERLTSEPSPFVFEAGDAWWSARMQAQESLPRTLAVPFAVRGEAYRGRHGDDLVLEGQIEGALELECGRCLARYRHALREPFRLLLEPAGSRVPTEPEAVEALARDGLCLADELELGWYRGTEIQLDAVCLEVISLALPVQPLCKEDCAGLCSHCGADRNQAACGCDDTPPNSPFAVLASLRGGSREGVQ, from the coding sequence ATGCAGCTCGCCGTCGAACGCCTGACCTCGGAACCGAGCCCCTTCGTCTTCGAAGCGGGGGATGCTTGGTGGTCCGCCCGAATGCAGGCGCAGGAGAGCCTTCCGCGGACCCTGGCCGTTCCCTTCGCCGTCCGCGGCGAGGCGTATCGCGGCCGCCATGGGGATGATCTGGTGCTCGAGGGCCAGATCGAGGGAGCCCTGGAACTCGAATGCGGACGCTGCCTTGCGCGCTATCGTCACGCCCTTCGAGAGCCGTTCCGACTCCTCCTCGAACCCGCCGGCAGCCGCGTCCCCACGGAGCCCGAAGCCGTGGAAGCGCTGGCCCGCGATGGCTTGTGCCTCGCCGACGAACTCGAGTTGGGGTGGTATCGGGGCACCGAGATCCAGCTGGATGCGGTGTGTCTCGAAGTGATTTCTCTGGCGTTGCCCGTCCAGCCGTTGTGCAAGGAAGACTGCGCCGGACTTTGTTCGCACTGCGGTGCCGATCGCAACCAGGCTGCCTGCGGTTGCGACGACACCCCACCGAATTCACCGTTCGCCGTGCTCGCTTCGCTGCGGGGCGGCTCGAGGGAAGGAGTCCAATAG